A region from the Brevibacterium paucivorans genome encodes:
- the phoU gene encoding phosphate signaling complex protein PhoU, whose product MREVFTKELEALADGLVDLGNLAVDAIKQSNKALATNDLQLAEQVITDDAQVNANQVEIDRRAVELLALQAPVAADLRIVVAALKMSVALERMGDLARHISAQVRIRYPEHAIPEAFTRIFERMGSVAERIGESMVELLSTPGLAAVPMISALDEELDALHLEVFTVIASLNADQITPSQIADVTLLARYYERFGDQAVNVAQRVDYMLSGNLDSDASSAE is encoded by the coding sequence ATGCGCGAAGTCTTTACCAAAGAACTTGAAGCACTTGCTGATGGTCTCGTTGACCTCGGAAACCTTGCCGTTGACGCTATCAAACAGTCCAACAAGGCACTCGCTACCAACGACCTCCAGCTTGCTGAGCAGGTCATCACCGACGACGCCCAGGTCAACGCGAACCAGGTCGAAATTGACCGTCGCGCTGTCGAACTCCTTGCACTCCAGGCACCTGTTGCGGCCGACCTCCGCATCGTTGTTGCAGCTCTGAAGATGAGCGTTGCGCTTGAGCGCATGGGTGACCTTGCCCGCCACATTTCCGCTCAGGTCCGCATCCGCTACCCAGAACACGCTATCCCAGAAGCCTTCACTCGCATTTTCGAACGCATGGGTTCGGTTGCTGAACGCATTGGTGAAAGCATGGTCGAACTTCTTTCGACGCCAGGTCTTGCAGCTGTCCCAATGATTTCGGCTCTGGACGAAGAACTCGACGCGCTGCACCTGGAAGTGTTCACCGTAATCGCTTCGCTGAACGCCGATCAAATCACCCCCAGCCAGATCGCTGACGTGACCCTGCTGGCCCGCTACTACGAGCGCTTTGGTGACCAGGCAGTCAACGTTGCTCAGCGCGTAGACTACATGCTGTCCGGAAACCTGGACTCAGACGCTTCCTCGGCGGAGTAA
- a CDS encoding ATP-binding protein: MDVLIISLLTGVVGLGLGISGILAFRLSEKSRNSADLHSDEELPEGIAEVLAVLPSAAIVVDAGDDVVKASPAAYTYGLVRGHSLSSDELLEVVVRVRARGLIEEVNFKKERGGDRGFVRHLHARVAPLGSAYVLVLADDQTEAKRVHEVRRDFVANVSHELKTPVGALSLLAEAVTDCADDPEAVARFGGRIQQESKRLTQLVQEIIDLSRVQDHEAPGATEDVSIAKVIEEAVDRAKTRAEAKNISIDMVPTGEWTVLGSHDLLVNAVRNLIDNAISYSNDGTKVGVGAKEDGGNVLISVTDQGIGLSTEDTQRVFERFYRVDPARSRMTGGTGLGLSIVKHIVATHGGEVRVWSKLDQGSTFTIVLPLAHSEVDLSQAQQDGILLSDSSGQPLTVAQTQMQTQKEKS, from the coding sequence GTGGACGTGTTGATTATTTCCCTGTTGACCGGTGTAGTGGGTCTGGGGTTGGGTATTTCCGGCATTTTGGCGTTCCGCCTGTCGGAAAAGAGCCGTAATAGTGCTGATCTTCACTCCGACGAAGAACTTCCCGAAGGTATTGCTGAAGTCCTGGCTGTCTTGCCGTCTGCAGCCATTGTTGTCGACGCGGGTGACGATGTCGTCAAAGCTTCTCCCGCTGCCTACACCTACGGCCTTGTTCGTGGCCACTCGCTTTCGTCCGATGAGCTTCTAGAAGTTGTTGTGCGCGTGCGAGCGCGCGGCCTGATTGAAGAAGTGAACTTCAAGAAGGAGCGCGGAGGCGACCGCGGGTTTGTGCGTCACCTCCACGCTCGCGTGGCGCCTCTGGGTTCGGCGTATGTGTTGGTGTTGGCTGACGACCAGACTGAGGCTAAGCGGGTCCACGAAGTGCGCCGGGATTTCGTAGCGAATGTGTCCCACGAGCTGAAAACTCCCGTGGGTGCGCTGTCGTTGCTGGCCGAGGCGGTCACGGACTGTGCTGACGATCCCGAGGCGGTCGCCCGGTTTGGGGGTCGCATTCAGCAGGAGTCAAAGAGGCTCACGCAGCTGGTTCAGGAGATCATCGACCTTTCACGCGTTCAGGATCACGAAGCCCCGGGGGCTACGGAAGACGTGAGTATCGCGAAGGTCATCGAAGAGGCGGTGGATCGCGCCAAAACCCGTGCGGAAGCCAAAAACATTTCAATTGACATGGTCCCTACGGGTGAGTGGACTGTTTTGGGAAGCCACGACTTGCTGGTGAACGCCGTGCGTAACCTCATTGACAACGCCATTAGCTATTCCAACGACGGAACAAAAGTGGGCGTGGGTGCAAAAGAAGACGGTGGCAATGTCTTGATTTCGGTGACTGACCAAGGGATAGGGCTGTCGACTGAAGACACTCAACGTGTTTTTGAACGCTTCTACCGGGTCGACCCTGCGCGTTCACGTATGACCGGTGGAACCGGGCTTGGCCTAAGCATTGTGAAACACATCGTCGCTACGCACGGCGGCGAAGTTCGCGTATGGTCGAAGCTGGATCAAGGTTCTACCTTTACTATTGTTTTACCTCTTGCTCACTCTGAGGTTGATTTGTCTCAGGCTCAGCAAGACGGAATTTTGCTCAGCGATTCCAGCGGCCAACCGTTGACCGTCGCACAGACACAAATGCAGACACAAAAGGAGAAGTCGTGA
- a CDS encoding response regulator transcription factor: MTRILLVEDEESISDPLAYLLGKEGYDVTVAADGLQALAEFDAHGTDLVLLDLMLPGASGTEVCRQLRSKSKVPIIMLTAKDSEIDKVVGLELGADDYVTKPYSSRELLARIRAVMRRNTESSDIDDGVLEAGGVRIDVERHVASVRGTELALPLKEFELLEMLVRNAGRVMTRGQLIDRIWGQDYVGDTKTLDVHVKRLRAKIEETPSEPKLLVTVRGLGYKFEA, encoded by the coding sequence GTGACGCGGATTCTGCTCGTCGAAGACGAAGAATCAATTTCGGACCCACTTGCGTACCTGTTGGGTAAAGAGGGTTATGACGTGACAGTCGCCGCGGACGGCTTGCAGGCTCTTGCGGAGTTCGACGCGCACGGTACTGATCTGGTTCTTCTGGACCTCATGTTGCCCGGGGCTTCCGGGACCGAGGTGTGTCGCCAGTTGCGCTCCAAGTCCAAGGTGCCCATCATCATGCTGACGGCAAAGGACTCCGAGATCGACAAGGTTGTGGGTCTGGAGTTGGGTGCAGACGACTACGTGACAAAGCCGTACTCGTCTCGTGAGCTGTTGGCCCGTATTCGGGCAGTGATGCGTCGCAACACAGAGTCTTCAGACATTGACGACGGTGTTCTTGAAGCTGGGGGAGTGCGCATCGACGTTGAACGTCACGTGGCAAGCGTTCGGGGAACCGAACTTGCATTGCCACTCAAAGAGTTTGAACTTCTTGAAATGCTGGTGCGTAACGCAGGTCGTGTCATGACACGCGGCCAGCTCATCGACCGAATCTGGGGACAGGACTACGTGGGCGACACCAAGACCCTGGATGTTCACGTCAAGCGTTTGCGTGCCAAGATCGAAGAAACCCCGTCTGAACCTAAGCTACTGGTCACTGTGCGTGGCCTGGGGTACAAGTTCGAAGCGTAA
- a CDS encoding glycosyltransferase: MRVAILSLHTSPLAQPGQGDAGGLNVYVTNTARVLCDLSHQVTIFTADPAWDGPDSVTRDQFEVRHLRVSATGKDDLPQHMTELAAQLARTPEYRDADWVWAHYWISAQTALMSNDSSASRKPVVVSFHTIGAVKNRDTGTSLEPAQRLEAEAQIARDAHLLVANTPLEARAMRELLDPNARIVVAQPGVNHKIFTPDETCETGEPGDARLPSAPASPHTLVCVGRMQYIKGTDIMMRALAELRQAGMNVRVEFLGGGSGGPDTQDFERLATELGVSDGVDITPPVPPHELVTWYRRADLVIVPSRSESFGFVAAEAAASGACVVASRVGGLPSVVVDGETGVLFEPGDHVGLARAITELLSDPDERERMGQAGVLHAQSFTWDTCVRNVLNQL; encoded by the coding sequence GTGCGCGTTGCTATCCTCTCTCTTCACACCTCCCCACTTGCCCAGCCCGGCCAGGGCGATGCAGGGGGACTCAACGTCTACGTGACGAACACCGCCCGAGTCCTATGCGACCTCAGCCATCAGGTCACGATTTTTACTGCCGACCCCGCATGGGACGGGCCAGATAGCGTCACACGGGACCAGTTCGAGGTGCGGCATCTGCGCGTGAGTGCGACCGGCAAGGACGACCTTCCGCAACACATGACTGAACTGGCCGCACAGCTGGCACGCACACCGGAATATCGCGACGCCGATTGGGTGTGGGCGCACTACTGGATCTCAGCGCAGACGGCCCTGATGAGCAATGACAGTAGCGCTTCACGAAAGCCGGTCGTGGTGAGCTTCCATACGATCGGGGCGGTGAAAAACCGCGACACGGGAACCAGCCTGGAACCTGCCCAACGCCTCGAGGCCGAAGCTCAGATTGCCCGCGACGCTCACCTGCTGGTGGCGAACACTCCGCTGGAAGCGCGCGCCATGCGTGAACTGTTGGACCCGAACGCACGCATTGTGGTTGCCCAACCTGGCGTGAACCACAAGATTTTCACGCCCGATGAAACGTGTGAAACAGGGGAGCCGGGGGACGCTCGCCTGCCCAGCGCGCCTGCCAGCCCCCACACCCTGGTGTGTGTGGGCCGCATGCAATACATCAAAGGCACCGACATCATGATGCGCGCGCTCGCCGAACTGCGCCAGGCCGGCATGAACGTGCGCGTGGAGTTCTTAGGGGGTGGCTCCGGAGGCCCTGACACCCAGGATTTTGAGCGCCTCGCCACTGAGCTGGGTGTGTCTGACGGTGTCGACATCACCCCGCCCGTGCCTCCCCACGAACTCGTCACGTGGTACCGCCGGGCTGATCTGGTGATTGTCCCGTCGCGTTCGGAGTCGTTTGGGTTCGTTGCCGCCGAGGCGGCAGCCAGTGGGGCGTGTGTTGTCGCCTCCCGGGTGGGTGGGTTGCCCAGTGTGGTGGTCGACGGTGAAACCGGGGTGTTGTTCGAACCTGGCGATCACGTTGGGTTGGCACGCGCCATCACGGAACTGCTCAGTGACCCGGACGAACGTGAACGCATGGGACAAGCCGGCGTGCTACACGCACAGAGCTTTACGTGGGATACGTGCGTGCGTAACGTGTTGAATCAGCTGTGA
- a CDS encoding phosphoglyceromutase, with the protein MTYNLVLLRHGQSEWNQKNLFTGWVDVPLTEQGRTEAARAGELLIDAGLLPDVLHTSRLRRAIVTANLALDAADRHWIDVKRSWRLNERHYGALQGKNKKEIRDEYGEEQFMTWRRSFDTPPPVLDDSSEWSQAGDARYANLGDSIPRTECLKDVIARLLPYWYDAVIPDLREGKTVLVTAHGNSLRALVKHLDGISDEDIAGLNIPTGIPLHYELDDNFAPVKPGGTYLDPEAAKEAAAAVANQGK; encoded by the coding sequence ATGACGTACAATCTCGTGCTCTTGCGCCACGGCCAGAGCGAATGGAACCAGAAAAACCTCTTCACCGGATGGGTCGACGTCCCTCTCACCGAACAGGGACGCACGGAAGCGGCACGAGCAGGCGAACTGCTCATCGACGCCGGACTCCTCCCCGACGTTTTGCACACTTCGCGCCTGCGCCGTGCGATTGTGACTGCAAACCTCGCACTCGACGCAGCTGACCGCCACTGGATCGATGTGAAGCGTTCGTGGCGCCTCAACGAACGCCACTACGGTGCGTTGCAGGGCAAGAACAAGAAAGAGATTCGCGACGAATACGGCGAAGAACAGTTCATGACGTGGCGTCGATCCTTTGACACGCCACCACCTGTGCTGGATGACTCCAGCGAATGGTCACAGGCAGGCGACGCTCGTTACGCCAACTTGGGCGACTCGATTCCACGCACCGAATGCCTCAAAGACGTGATCGCGCGTCTACTCCCGTACTGGTACGACGCTGTAATCCCTGATCTGCGCGAAGGCAAGACCGTCCTGGTCACCGCGCACGGTAACTCACTGCGCGCGCTCGTAAAGCACCTCGACGGGATCAGCGACGAAGACATCGCCGGACTCAACATTCCAACGGGAATCCCACTGCACTACGAACTGGACGACAACTTTGCGCCAGTGAAGCCCGGTGGCACCTATCTTGACCCAGAAGCTGCTAAGGAAGCGGCCGCTGCGGTCGCAAACCAAGGCAAGTAA
- a CDS encoding DUF2516 family protein: MLEALGNLQSLIFLLLTVAAFVFQLFAFIDSLRYSQEVYNAAGKRTRVFWSGILGVASALAFIALPPMHIRIPFVTLLGIVAAGVYFADVRKALRAVDPRYRGR, translated from the coding sequence ATGCTTGAGGCACTCGGCAATCTTCAGTCGCTTATTTTTCTGCTCCTTACCGTGGCAGCGTTTGTTTTCCAGCTTTTCGCGTTCATCGACTCGCTTCGGTACTCGCAAGAGGTCTACAACGCTGCTGGTAAACGAACGCGAGTGTTCTGGTCAGGAATTTTGGGTGTTGCATCGGCCCTGGCGTTCATTGCTCTGCCACCTATGCACATTCGAATCCCCTTCGTGACACTTTTAGGTATTGTGGCGGCCGGGGTGTACTTCGCCGATGTCCGTAAAGCACTGCGCGCGGTGGATCCGCGATACCGCGGGCGCTGA
- a CDS encoding YbjN domain-containing protein has product MPAIDVLHTWATQNDVDIDTVNDHHAVVVLPGEKKLKTAVSVKENHHSLDCQAFIIRRPDENHLTFATYLLRKNLELSMTAFAVDHLGDVYLRAAIPREAVTEDLIDRLMGEFLTVADSSFNELLVRGFITSMKKEWEWRVSRGESTRNLEAFRKILDPEAKKNSGHMSE; this is encoded by the coding sequence ATGCCAGCTATTGACGTGCTCCACACGTGGGCCACACAGAATGACGTCGACATCGACACGGTGAACGACCACCACGCGGTTGTCGTTTTGCCGGGGGAGAAGAAACTCAAAACAGCGGTGTCGGTTAAAGAGAACCACCACAGCCTCGACTGCCAAGCCTTTATCATTCGTCGCCCCGACGAAAACCACCTCACCTTCGCCACCTACCTCTTACGGAAGAACCTGGAACTGTCCATGACAGCGTTCGCTGTCGACCACCTCGGCGACGTGTACCTACGTGCGGCCATTCCCCGTGAAGCGGTGACCGAAGACCTCATTGACCGGCTCATGGGCGAATTTCTTACGGTCGCTGACTCATCTTTTAACGAGCTTTTGGTGCGCGGGTTCATCACCTCGATGAAGAAGGAATGGGAATGGCGGGTGTCGCGAGGCGAATCCACGCGGAACCTCGAAGCGTTCAGGAAAATCCTGGATCCGGAAGCCAAGAAGAACAGCGGCCACATGTCAGAATGA